One genomic segment of Coffea arabica cultivar ET-39 chromosome 6e, Coffea Arabica ET-39 HiFi, whole genome shotgun sequence includes these proteins:
- the LOC140009835 gene encoding secreted RxLR effector protein 161-like, which translates to MSCTRPDIAYAVSKLSRFTSNPSADHWKVISRVLKYLRYTWNYGLHYTRYPAVLEGYADANWISDIRDSKSTSGYVFTLAGGAVSWKSSKQTIVARSIMESEFIALDKCGEEAKWLHHFLEDIPKWEKPVPPISIHCDSQSAIGRAQNNIYNGKSRHIRRRHNTIRQLLSTGVISIDYVKSKDNIADPLTKGLNRELVAKMAKGMGLKPMEG; encoded by the coding sequence ATGAGTTGTACTAGACCTGACATTGCATATGCAGTAAGCAAATTGAGCAGGTTTACAAGCAATCCGAGTGCTGATCATTGGAAAGTAATTTCAAGGGTACTTAAATACCTACGGTACACTTGGAACTATGGACTGCATTACACTAGATACCCTGCTGTTTTAGAAGGGTATGCTGATGCAAATTGGATATCTGATATAAGAGATTCAAAATCCACAAGTGGATATGTGTTCACACTTGCCGGTGGGGCAGTATCTTGGAAGTCTTCTAAACAAACTATTGTAGCTAGATCTATAATGGAATCTGAGTTCATTGCCTTGGACAAATGTGGAGAAGAAGCTAAATGGCTACACCATTTCCTTGAAGACATTCCAAAATGGGAAAAACCTGTGCCACCAATAAGTATTCACTGTGATAGTCAGTCAGCAATTGGAAGAGCACAGAATAACATATATAATGGTAAGTCTAGACATATACGTCGTAGGCATAATACCATTAGACAACTACTCTCAACAGGAGTTATCTCTATTGATTATGTGAAATCAAAGGATAACATAGCGGATCCGCTAACCAAGGGATTGAATAGAGAGTTGGTTGCAAAAATGGCAAAGGGAATGGGACTAAAGCCCATGGAAGGCTAA
- the LOC140009836 gene encoding uncharacterized protein gives MGKLCSKGFDKGTSHRKAPPPVGCPLRCTLDELYTGVENRIKFPGGRMKLLPAPGVILEDRKVPRDVIVDVIEEPHAEFHRQGNDLWAIRKIPLMEYVTNEALVSEIIKVGRYTIEKNKYNLERKK, from the exons ATGGGGAAGTTATGCTCGAAAGGTTTCGACAAGGGCACCAGCCATAGGAAAGCACCACCTCCGGTTGGGTGCCCATTGAGGTGCACTCTAGACGAGCTCTACACTGGAGTGGAAAATAGGATCAAGTTTCCCGGAGGACGCATGAAGCTCCTCCCTGCTCCTGG GGTCATTCTAGAGGACAGAAAGGTCCCCAGGGATGTGATCGTTGATGTGATAGAAGAGCCTCATGCTGAATTCCACAGGCAGGGCAATGATTTGTGGGCTATAAGGAAAATTCCGCTGATGGAATACGTTACCAATGAAGCCCTTGTTAGTGAAATAATAAAAGTTGGCCGATACACTATAGAGAAGAATAAATACAacctagaaagaaagaaatga